A region from the Sphingomonas brevis genome encodes:
- a CDS encoding AcrB/AcrD/AcrF family protein — protein sequence MSELAGERMDEDRPAELFSSTRELFFRHWRWVVVLAWVAYAAVAIANKWGLIQAFALPDTDDNLRMAQVRALLGGQGWFDLIQHRFDPAHGGGNIHWSRLVDLPIAGIILLMKPLVGGADAERTAVAIAPLLPLLLMAFSLALTMKRLVNDKAWPLPVIGLLCAYSTMGMFAPLRIDHHGWQLALLALSISGMADPKRARGGATLGIATGLSLAIGLEMMIYLALLGGATVLLWVADRDQRRRLATYAASLVASTAFGFLLFASYANRQAVCDALSPVWLSDAAIGGAVMLGLAMLKLDSWKARLGGAAVAGITLAGFHALAWPNCLQRLEGVSPEATRLWLDYVREAKPFYRHEWRVAATVIALPATAVFGWALLVWNEWRAGSENRDRLLRILAVALPSLAGLVLLFWQVRAGPAAQMMALPGATALIVLLASHWMKSSNWWLHIAAFVLVLLGFGAAVPLAMQVIPAKKKGAMAQQVSQANNKCPSLVALAPVARQPKGMIFTFIDLGPRLIVATHHDAVGGPYHRNDKMIADVMNAFRGDEPQAHRIIDEYRSDYVLTCPNMSTATIFMSEAPKGFYVQLDKGKVPNWLRPVDLGPNSPFKMWKVVR from the coding sequence ATGTCAGAGTTGGCGGGGGAACGGATGGACGAGGATCGGCCGGCGGAGCTGTTTTCCAGCACCAGGGAGTTGTTTTTCCGCCATTGGCGTTGGGTGGTGGTCCTCGCGTGGGTGGCCTATGCGGCGGTCGCCATCGCCAACAAGTGGGGCCTGATCCAGGCGTTCGCGCTGCCCGACACCGACGATAACCTGCGCATGGCGCAGGTTCGCGCCTTGCTTGGCGGGCAGGGCTGGTTCGACCTAATCCAGCACCGCTTCGACCCGGCGCATGGCGGAGGAAATATCCATTGGTCGCGGCTGGTCGACCTGCCGATCGCCGGGATCATCCTGCTCATGAAGCCCCTGGTCGGTGGGGCGGACGCCGAGCGGACCGCTGTCGCCATCGCTCCCCTGTTGCCGCTCTTGTTAATGGCCTTTTCGCTGGCCCTGACCATGAAGCGGCTGGTGAACGACAAGGCCTGGCCGCTGCCGGTGATCGGCCTGCTGTGCGCTTACTCGACCATGGGCATGTTCGCGCCATTGAGGATCGATCACCACGGCTGGCAGCTTGCCCTGCTTGCCCTGTCGATTTCGGGGATGGCCGATCCGAAGCGGGCGAGGGGCGGCGCGACGCTCGGCATCGCCACCGGCCTGTCGCTGGCGATCGGGCTGGAAATGATGATCTACCTGGCGCTGCTTGGAGGCGCGACGGTACTCCTTTGGGTCGCCGACCGCGACCAGCGCCGCCGCCTAGCGACTTACGCAGCCTCGCTGGTGGCCAGCACCGCGTTTGGCTTTCTGCTGTTCGCTTCCTACGCCAATCGCCAGGCGGTGTGTGACGCGCTGTCGCCGGTTTGGCTGAGCGACGCCGCGATCGGCGGTGCGGTGATGCTCGGCCTTGCGATGCTGAAGCTGGACAGCTGGAAAGCACGGCTCGGGGGGGCAGCCGTCGCGGGCATTACGCTTGCCGGTTTCCACGCGCTCGCCTGGCCCAACTGCCTCCAGCGACTGGAAGGTGTGTCGCCCGAAGCGACACGGCTCTGGCTCGATTATGTGCGCGAGGCCAAGCCATTTTACCGCCACGAGTGGCGCGTGGCGGCGACGGTGATCGCGCTTCCAGCGACAGCAGTATTTGGCTGGGCCTTGCTCGTTTGGAACGAATGGAGGGCTGGGTCGGAAAATCGCGACCGGCTGCTCCGGATCCTGGCGGTTGCCTTGCCGTCGCTCGCAGGGCTCGTCTTGTTGTTCTGGCAGGTCCGCGCCGGTCCGGCCGCGCAGATGATGGCCCTGCCTGGCGCAACTGCCCTGATTGTCCTGCTGGCCAGCCACTGGATGAAATCGTCCAATTGGTGGCTGCACATTGCCGCCTTCGTTCTTGTCCTGCTCGGCTTTGGCGCCGCGGTGCCGCTCGCGATGCAGGTCATCCCGGCCAAGAAGAAGGGCGCGATGGCGCAGCAGGTGTCTCAGGCCAACAACAAATGCCCGAGCCTGGTCGCGCTGGCCCCGGTTGCGCGCCAGCCCAAGGGCATGATCTTCACCTTTATCGATCTCGGCCCGCGACTGATCGTTGCGACGCATCATGATGCGGTCGGCGGCCCCTATCATCGCAACGACAAGATGATTGCCGACGTGATGAATGCGTTCCGCGGCGACGAGCCCCAGGCTCACCGCATCATCGACGAGTATCGCAGCGACTATGTTCTGACCTGCCCGAATATGTCGACCGCGACGATCTTCATGTCCGAGGCCCCCAAGGGCTTCTACGTGCAGCTCGACAAGGGAAAGGTTCCGAACTGGCTTCGGCCGGTCGACCTCGGTCCCAATTCGCCGTTCAAAATGTGGAAGGTAGTCCGCTAA
- a CDS encoding GtrA family protein: MIQSTLQKIDPDRRTVLVQLIRYGFAGLAITLAVAASYWAITDLLHIDPMISFTIVFIVFSLISYVTHGEFSFRGHGTRDQHHIRMGRFLAVNVLGYLVNQGFIWLLVKQAGGPTWWPTIPMVFITPLLTFTLHRRFVYA, from the coding sequence ATGATCCAGTCGACGCTACAGAAAATCGATCCCGATCGGCGGACCGTGCTGGTCCAGTTGATCCGCTACGGATTTGCCGGGCTGGCGATCACGCTGGCGGTCGCCGCCAGCTATTGGGCGATCACGGACCTTCTGCATATCGACCCGATGATCAGCTTCACCATCGTGTTCATCGTCTTTTCGCTGATCAGCTATGTCACCCATGGCGAGTTCAGCTTCCGCGGCCACGGCACCAGGGACCAGCACCATATCCGCATGGGCCGGTTCCTGGCGGTCAATGTGCTTGGCTATTTGGTCAACCAGGGTTTCATCTGGTTGCTGGTCAAGCAGGCCGGCGGACCGACCTGGTGGCCGACCATCCCGATGGTGTTCATCACGCCGCTCTTGACCTTCACCCTCCATCGGCGGTTCGTCTACGCATGA
- a CDS encoding glycosyltransferase family 2 protein, translating into MNMVELSLVMPVKDEEAAIGPCLARLIPVIEAMDDPAARSFEILFVDDGSSDATLDVIRKANAADGRIRGISLSRNFGKEAALTAGIDAARGMAVVPLDVDLQDPPEALPKMVAQWRQGFDVVYGVRDNRETDSLPKRITADFYYRAHNWLSNDKIPEHAGDFRLLDRKVVEVIRRMPERNRFMKGLFAWAGFKQTAVSYHREERKVGRTKYNYWKLWTLAIDGITSASTAPLRIWSYLGGVVALGALGYALFIIIRTLTTGIVVPGYASLMVAILFLGGLQLLSLGVLGEYVGRILTETKARPLYVVRETIGTD; encoded by the coding sequence ATGAACATGGTAGAGCTCAGCCTGGTCATGCCGGTCAAGGACGAGGAAGCGGCGATCGGCCCCTGCCTGGCCCGGCTGATTCCGGTCATCGAGGCAATGGATGATCCGGCGGCGCGATCGTTCGAGATATTGTTCGTCGACGACGGCAGCAGCGACGCTACCCTTGACGTCATTCGCAAGGCCAATGCGGCCGATGGCCGCATCCGCGGGATTTCGCTGTCGCGGAATTTCGGCAAGGAAGCTGCGCTGACCGCCGGGATCGACGCGGCCCGCGGAATGGCAGTGGTCCCGCTCGACGTCGACCTGCAGGACCCGCCGGAAGCGCTCCCGAAAATGGTCGCTCAATGGCGTCAGGGGTTCGACGTCGTTTACGGCGTGCGGGACAATCGCGAAACCGACAGCCTGCCAAAGCGGATCACCGCCGACTTTTATTACCGGGCCCATAATTGGCTTTCCAACGACAAGATTCCCGAACATGCCGGAGACTTTCGGCTGCTCGACCGGAAGGTGGTCGAGGTGATCCGGCGCATGCCGGAGCGCAATCGCTTCATGAAGGGCCTGTTTGCCTGGGCGGGCTTCAAGCAGACCGCGGTCAGCTATCACCGCGAAGAGCGCAAGGTCGGCAGGACCAAGTATAATTATTGGAAGCTGTGGACGCTGGCGATTGATGGAATCACCTCGGCTTCGACTGCCCCGCTGCGCATCTGGAGCTACCTTGGCGGGGTCGTCGCCCTTGGCGCCTTGGGCTACGCGCTGTTCATCATCATTCGCACGCTGACCACCGGTATCGTCGTCCCCGGCTACGCCTCCTTGATGGTCGCGATCCTCTTTCTGGGAGGCCTTCAGCTGCTCTCCCTCGGTGTGCTCGGCGAATATGTCGGGCGGATACTGACCGAGACCAAGGCGCGCCCGCTGTACGTCGTTCGCGAAACCATCGGCACCGACTGA
- a CDS encoding class I SAM-dependent methyltransferase: MERKVYDQMAQLDSCHWWFTARRRILDGVIERIVRPPRDARILELGAGTGHNLAMLSRFGEVEASELDPGARELASERLGRPVVEAALPDLSMFPAETYDLVALLDVLEHVTDDTGSLTAIFERLKPGGALLLTVPINPWMWSAHDVAHHHHRRYRKSEIRQLATNAGYRIDLLSPFNSLLFPPIAAVRLVGKLTHKDDSDDAMPSAPVNKVLDMVFGMERGLIGRVPLPFGVSLVAVLRRPR, from the coding sequence ATGGAGCGAAAAGTCTATGACCAGATGGCGCAACTCGACAGCTGCCATTGGTGGTTCACCGCCCGCCGCCGGATTTTGGACGGCGTAATCGAGCGGATTGTCAGGCCGCCACGCGACGCTCGTATCCTCGAGCTCGGCGCCGGCACCGGCCACAATCTGGCGATGCTGTCCCGCTTCGGCGAAGTTGAAGCGAGCGAGCTCGATCCTGGAGCGCGCGAACTGGCCAGCGAGCGGCTCGGCCGGCCGGTCGTCGAGGCCGCATTGCCCGACCTGTCGATGTTTCCGGCCGAGACCTATGACCTGGTGGCCCTGCTCGACGTGCTCGAGCATGTCACCGATGACACGGGATCGCTGACAGCCATCTTCGAACGGCTGAAGCCCGGCGGCGCGCTGCTCCTCACGGTTCCGATCAATCCGTGGATGTGGAGCGCACACGACGTCGCCCACCACCATCATCGCCGCTACCGCAAGTCCGAAATCCGCCAACTCGCGACGAATGCGGGTTATCGGATTGACCTGCTGTCGCCGTTCAACAGCCTATTATTCCCGCCGATCGCCGCAGTCAGGTTGGTTGGAAAGCTGACGCACAAGGACGACAGCGACGATGCCATGCCCTCGGCTCCCGTCAACAAGGTGCTCGACATGGTTTTTGGAATGGAGCGCGGCCTTATCGGCCGGGTCCCCTTACCGTTCGGAGTGTCCTTAGTCGCTGTTCTTCGCCGGCCTCGCTGA